DNA from Sorex araneus isolate mSorAra2 chromosome 6, mSorAra2.pri, whole genome shotgun sequence:
CGTCCCACTGGGCCGGCTCTCGGTTCAATGGGCAAAGCAAAAGCGGCGCTCGGCGCCCCcgctccccgccacccccagcgCGCACTCAGGCAGGACCATAAACTTttatagaaaagagaaagatggtCGGACAGGCGTCCGCTCCCGCGCGCCCCAGCCGGCGCGGGAGGCACCTACCAGCGCCAGCATCCTGCCCTCGGCGCCCATGCAGAGGTAGCGGGCCGCGTGCAGGCCGCGGATGGCCACGGTGCGCAGCGCCACGGCCCGGATCTCCAGCAGACCTGCGAGCGGGCACGGGAGACAGTCTCAGGCGCCCCCGCCCCACGGCTCCCGGGTGGCCCCTCGATGGCCAAGCCCCGAGACGCCCAGTTtcgggaggaggtgggggagggaagggtccGCGGGAACCGCGCGTGGGTCGCCGAGCAGGGGTGGCTCCCGCCCTCGaggtgggggcggcggggtgggAGCCGCGGGAACGCGGAGGTGCGGGAAGCCGGGGGTgcccgggggtgggtgggagaggcgggggaggagggggaaggggcgcCCGGCGGGCACTCACTGTGCGCGCTCTGGCCCCGCGCGCAGTCCACCGCGCCCTCGGCTCGGATGCGCAGGAAGCAGCTGGCGAGGCCGTGCGGGCCGGCCGTGTACAGGTGCCGCAGGCGGACCGGCTCGCCCCAGCCGTAGTGCACGTGCGGGCCGGCGTCCGAGGACAGGGGACGCCCGGCGGCCGCCAGCCAGAGGCCGGCCAGCAGCAGGGCGCGCGCCACGGCGCCCGGGCTCGAAGCGCGCCGCATGGCACTTCCAGGGGACGCGGGCGCTGTCCGGGCGGCGGGCTCCGGCGGGCTGCGACGGGCCTGCTGGGCGCTGGGCGCGCGCGGCTCTCCCGCTCCGACGGCGCCTGCTGCCCGCCCGCCGCCTTATAAAGCGTCTCCCCGCGGGGCGGTGGGTGCCCGCCGCAGCGGGGCTATTCTTATCGGGATTGCATCAGCCCTCCGCCCCCCGCACACACCCACTTACACCCCGCctccgccccagccccctcctcggGCCCCGCCCGGGTGACCCCGCCCTGGCCGCCCAGACCTGCGGGGGAGGAGGCCCCTGGGCCGGGAGGGTTCGCGGCCGGAGGCCCGGGCATTCCTGCAGGGGCACCTTGGCTCCTGCGAGCG
Protein-coding regions in this window:
- the FGF19 gene encoding fibroblast growth factor 19, with product MRRASSPGAVARALLLAGLWLAAAGRPLSSDAGPHVHYGWGEPVRLRHLYTAGPHGLASCFLRIRAEGAVDCARGQSAHSLLEIRAVALRTVAIRGLHAARYLCMGAEGRMLALTQYLAEDCAFEEEVRPDGYNVYRSRKYRLPVSLSSARQRQLYKGRGFLPLSHFLPLLPGSAAQPRDAQAPPEPDLLASPLELDSMDPFGLASRLGPVRSPSFQQ